The DNA region GTGATGAGATACCAATGAACTTTGATCTCTTTACCATCTCATGGAATGCACTGACGATCTTTATACTCAATCTGGCAGCCATTATCTACCCGATCTTCAAGGTCAATAAACTCACGGCAATGGAGGCGATGAGATATGTCTAAATATCCACTGAGTACCGTACTGGCCTGGCTGAGTATTTGGAGACGTAAAACCCGTTCTTTGATGGTGATTATGATGATCGCACTGAGTCTGACTGGTCTGCTTGGACTCCAGGGACTCTATGATGGTATGATCCTCCATTTGATCAATACGACCATCCGCAGTGATTCAGGAGAGATATCTCTCTACAACAAAAAGTATAGACTGAATAAAACACTGGAGTACAGACTCACGCCTATTTCAAACTATATAGAGGCTTTTTCCAAGATAGAAGCTATAGACGCTTACTCCGTGCGTTTGGAAAAAGAAGGTCTCATCGCTACCGCACACAAGTCTCTTGGGGCAGTCCTCAAAGGCATCTCTCTTTCAAATGAACAGAATTTCGGAGAACTGAATGATTTCATCACCCAAGGGGAGTACAGTTTTGGTGAAAAGAGTCAAAAGGCATTGATCGGTTCAGCACTGGCTAAAAAACTCAATCTTAACATAGGAAGCCGTGTGATCTTCACCGCGCAAGATGCAACAGGTGAGATCAATGCTATCTCTTTTCGTATTAGTGGTATTCTCAAGACCGGTAACCCTACTATCGATGATCAGGCTGTATTTGTCTCTATGGAAAAGATGTCCACATTTCTCGATGTGCATCAAAGTGCTACTCAGATAGCGTTGCGTGTGAAAGACTCTGAGAGTATCATTACAGTACAAAAAGAGCTGAAAAAACGTTTTCCTGCCATAGATGTACTCCGATGGGATGAACTCTACCCTTTACTGATACAGATGCAGGAGTGGATGAATATCTTCAATTTGGCCTCTTATGCCATTGTCTTTATCGTCGCTGCACTGGGAATTTTTGGTGTAATGCTTGTCTCAGTTCTAGAAAGAATGCGCGAATTCAGTATTATGCTTGCCATAGGAACCCCTTACAGAACCGTTAGAAACCAGATCATTATGGAAGCCTCTTTTCTCGGGTTGATCGGTTATATAGCAGGTGCTTTGGGAGGATGGATATTCCTTTTGTATATGTCAACTGCAGGTGTGGATATGCGCGCTTTTGAAGCCGGTCTGGAACTCTATGGCTACAGTGCAGTCATGTATGCCAATATGCATCTTTACTATTTCTTTCAAGCATTCTTTGCTGTATTTTTTGCTACCCTGCTCTCAGTGATCTGGCCTCTGCGTAAACTGAAAAAGATAAAACCTATACAAGTTATACAAGGAAAAATGTTATGAAACTCAACCATGTCTACAAAACATTCTACCCTGATACCCCCAAAGAGGTCAAAGCCCTGACCGATATCAATCTTACCTTTGAAAAGGGTGAGTTCACTACCCTGAGTGGTGAGTCAGGTTCAGGAAAAACCACCCTTTTGAATATTATAGGTGGACTTGACTCTGCCACAAGCGGAGAGATATTTTTTGAAGGAGAAGAGATATCGGCTTATAGTGAAGAGAAGATGGCAAAACTGAGACTGCATGATATCGGTTTTATCTTTCAGGCCTACAATCTCATCCATGTACTCAATGTGAGAGAAAACATAGGGTTCATTATGAAACTGCTCAAGTTTGATCAAAAAGAGATCGATGCACGTATCATGGAACTGGCTTCTATATTGCAGATCGAAGACCTTCTTGACAAACTGCCCGGTGAGATAAGCGGTGGACAGCAGCAGCGTGTGGCTGTAGCACGTGCAGTTGCTTCACGTCCCAAACTGATACTCGCTGATGAACCCACAGCAAACCTTGATTCAAAGAACAGTGAACGTCTGATGAATATGCTGCGAACACTCAATGAAAAAGAGCATGTGACGGTCATCTTTGCTTCCCATGACAAGTATGTACTGGAACAGTCCAAACGTATCATAGTTCTGGATGACGGAGTTGTCGTTGAAGATCGTTAACTCTCTAGCCCTGCTCTGTTTGACCGTGCCGATCATGGCCATAGAGCACGACATCACCATAGAGAACACCAACTATACGATCTCAAAGATACCCTATACTCAACAGGAAAGAACACTCTATAACTACAACAGGCTAAGGTTGACCGATAATATGACAGAAAGAAATTGGTTTGCCCATATCATCGCAGATATAGATAACTACTACGGAGAAACCTATATAAATAGCTTTGAATACGGGTTTTTTCGCTCTATCCAAGCAGATACCCCCTTTGACATAGAGACACATAGCAAAAACTATGGGAATGGCGAAGTATTTGGACGGCTGCACCGTTTTTCTATCGGTTACGCAGATGAAAAACATAATATACTCTTCGGTCTACAAAAGATCACGATGGGTGTGGGACGCATATGGACACCTACCGATCTTTTTAACCCTAGAAATCCTCTTGCACTGGAACCTGACCAGATCTATGGTAACTTTTCTCTCTCCTATACCTATGCACTGGGAACACTCAGCCAGATGATGGGAGTGGTAGCTAAACGTCATGATGGTAGTTACAAATATGCAGGAAGGATCAAAGGGAATACCAAGATCGGGGATGTCGCACTGGATCTCTTTTCAAGTAATGATGCCCAAATGATCGCCTATGAGATAGAAGGTAATCTTTTTGATACTGGCATAGAATGGCGAAGTGAAGGCGGGTACTACAAAGATAAACTGCTAGATAGATCCTTTTATCAAACCATATTGGGTGTAGACTATGGTTTTGTCAATGGACTGACCGTCATGGCCGAGTGGCTGCACTCTACCAAAACCTATACAACTGATGAAATACTCAACTTCCAGAAAAGCAGCTTGGGTTATAACCGTCATCTCTCTTCAGACTATATAGGAGCCTCTGCCTATTATGACTTCAACCTACTTTATAGCGGTACACTGAGTATGATACACAGTCCAGAAGACCAAAGTAGTTTCATCTCCCCTCTTCTCACTTACAGTCTCAGTGACGATGCTTCCGTATCAATAGGTGCAATGCTTTATAGAGGAACAGAAGAGAGTGAATTCGGTAGTGTAGAGAACAGCTATTATCTGCGTTTCAGAGTGACCTATTGATCCTTTACCACCTATTTTTTAAGCACTTTTCAGTGTTTTTATCTAAGCTTCAGGCTTCTTGTATCCTTCAGTAAATATAGGGTTTTTAGAGCTTCCAAAAGCCAAAAGCTAAGGTATGCCTATACTATATCAGCTATAATCTGAAAATAATCGACGAAAAGACATACTTAAAGGATAAAAAAATGTACCCAGGAAAGATAAGAAAAGGCTTCTCAATGAAAATTAGCGGGGTCCATCTTACGCGTCCAGAGTTGCATAATCTCGCGGCGGAACTAGGTATTGGAACCAGAGATGTACTTATAAAAGACGGCATACTTACGATTTACAACACCTCTAATGTATGCCAGGAAATTATAGATGATAATGCTTTGGTCTCTTTTGTTTCAATGGTACTGAGTATCCCTGCTGAAGATATCAGTGAGTTAAAAGAAGTGGTAGAAGAACCCGTAAAGTTAGAGTTTGATTTCGATGATGACGACGAGGATGATTTTTAGACTCTTCGACATGAAGCATTGTTTGATGCACTGAAGTGTAAAGGTGCATTCACACTAGCTGAACATGCAGCAAAGGATAATGAATGAGTATCACTATGATGTGTTACTCGTCATCCTCTTCATCTTTGGCTATCTCTGCACGTATTTGATCCATATCAAGTCCCTTCACGTGGGTGATGAGTTTATCAAAGGCTTCTTCAGGGAGCATACCTGCTTGATTGAGCAAGATGATACCATCTCTGCTGACCATCAGTGTTGGAATCGAACGGATACCGTACTGCGCCGATATCGCAGGTTGTTCCTCAGTATTGACCTTGGCAAAGGTAATATCAGGATACTTTTCTGCTACCCTTTCAAAAATTGGGGCGAACTGCTTACAAGGCCCACACCATTCTGCCCAAAAATCGATAATGACTATTTCATTATTGTCCAGTGTTTCATTAAAATTTTGTGTTGTTAAATCTATATATGCCATAGTCTTTCCTTTATATGAGGATGGAGTATAGCATAGCGATCATATCTGTTCTCTTAATATTATAACTTGGATAATGAATGTTTATGTTATCTCTCCCACTCTTCCCAATGCCCTCATCATTTGCCTACTAAAATCAGCTTTTTATACACATTGAATGCTGTTTTAGAAGAGTGGCAAGATAAATAGATACAGTTCAAATCTCTCTATCCATCGATCTACACACTCCTTTTATTTGTATCCCTGTAGCGTACAACATACTTTTCAAGCTCTACAAGGAAGAGTACAGAAGATGCAACCAACACTATACGCAACCATATGGTAAAGTCGATTGCCGTACTGCCGAACAGAGACTGCATTGGTCCAAGATAGGTAAAGCCAAGCTGCAGTATGACCAGTATAGCAATAGCGATCAGTACATAACGGTTTCCAGATAAACCTTCCCAGTTCAAAACCGAGCCTGTGATATAACGGGAGTTGAACAGATAAAAGATCTCAAACATGATCAGAGTGTTTACCGCTACAGTTTGTGCATGCGCAATACTAGCACCCTGTTCCATTTCCCAAATAAAAAGCCCAAATGTACCACCCATCAAGATCATTGAAACATAAGCAATACGCCAAATAAGATACCCTGTAAGTATAGGCTCATGTGCATCACGCGGGGGTCTTTGCATAACATTTTGCTCAGGTGGTTCAAAGGCCAGTGACAGCGCTAATGTCACAGCTGTTACCATATTTACCCAAAGGATCTGCACCGGGATAAGAGGCATCTGATGAAAGCCAAATGCAATAGCAGCCAGAATGATCAATGCCTCACCGCCATTGGTCGGAAGAATAAAAAGTATGGCCTTTTTGAGATTATCATAGACTGTACGACCCTCTTCTACCGCATGAATGATGGAAGCAAAATTATCATCTGCAAGTACCATTTCAGATGCTTCTTTTGCGGCTTCTGTACCATTATGCCCCATCGCAGTACCTACATCAGCACGTTTGAGTGCAGGTGCATCGTTCACCCCGTCACCTGTCATTGCTACTATCAGACCATGCTCCTGTAATGATCGTACCAGACAAAGTTTATGTTCAGGGTTCACACGTGCATAGATATCAACGTCCAGCACGCGTTGACGTAGCTCTTCCTCACTCATGGATTCAAGTTCTGTCCCTGTCAGCACATC from Sulfurovum xiamenensis includes:
- a CDS encoding ABC transporter permease; amino-acid sequence: MSKYPLSTVLAWLSIWRRKTRSLMVIMMIALSLTGLLGLQGLYDGMILHLINTTIRSDSGEISLYNKKYRLNKTLEYRLTPISNYIEAFSKIEAIDAYSVRLEKEGLIATAHKSLGAVLKGISLSNEQNFGELNDFITQGEYSFGEKSQKALIGSALAKKLNLNIGSRVIFTAQDATGEINAISFRISGILKTGNPTIDDQAVFVSMEKMSTFLDVHQSATQIALRVKDSESIITVQKELKKRFPAIDVLRWDELYPLLIQMQEWMNIFNLASYAIVFIVAALGIFGVMLVSVLERMREFSIMLAIGTPYRTVRNQIIMEASFLGLIGYIAGALGGWIFLLYMSTAGVDMRAFEAGLELYGYSAVMYANMHLYYFFQAFFAVFFATLLSVIWPLRKLKKIKPIQVIQGKML
- a CDS encoding ABC transporter ATP-binding protein, yielding MKLNHVYKTFYPDTPKEVKALTDINLTFEKGEFTTLSGESGSGKTTLLNIIGGLDSATSGEIFFEGEEISAYSEEKMAKLRLHDIGFIFQAYNLIHVLNVRENIGFIMKLLKFDQKEIDARIMELASILQIEDLLDKLPGEISGGQQQRVAVARAVASRPKLILADEPTANLDSKNSERLMNMLRTLNEKEHVTVIFASHDKYVLEQSKRIIVLDDGVVVEDR
- the trxA gene encoding thioredoxin encodes the protein MAYIDLTTQNFNETLDNNEIVIIDFWAEWCGPCKQFAPIFERVAEKYPDITFAKVNTEEQPAISAQYGIRSIPTLMVSRDGIILLNQAGMLPEEAFDKLITHVKGLDMDQIRAEIAKDEEDDE